One part of the Brevundimonas sp. NIBR11 genome encodes these proteins:
- a CDS encoding ribose-phosphate pyrophosphokinase, which translates to MKLLAGNSNRQLAQAIADHLDMPLTKAQVKRFADNEVFVVIEENVRGEDVFVIQSTSYPANDNLMELLICIDALVRASARRITAVVPYFGYARQDRKTGGRTPISAKLVANLITRAGADRVLTMDLHAGQIQGFFDIPTDNLVATPVLAQDVKENYQRGNLMIVSPDVGGVVRARSLAERLNVDLAIVDKRRPKAGESEVMNIIGDVSGRECILFDDIVDSGGTLVNAAKALIAAGATDVSAYISHGVLSGPAVQRVTDGPLKELVITDSIEQPHEVLNCVKIRTVPVAPLIGEAIRRIANEESVSKLFD; encoded by the coding sequence ATGAAGCTGCTCGCTGGCAACTCGAACCGGCAACTCGCCCAGGCCATCGCCGACCACCTCGACATGCCGCTGACCAAGGCCCAGGTGAAGCGCTTCGCCGACAACGAGGTCTTCGTGGTCATCGAGGAGAACGTCCGCGGCGAGGATGTCTTCGTCATCCAGTCGACCTCCTATCCGGCCAACGACAACCTGATGGAGCTGTTGATCTGCATCGACGCCCTTGTGCGGGCCTCGGCGCGTCGGATCACGGCGGTCGTTCCCTATTTCGGCTACGCGCGTCAGGACCGGAAGACCGGCGGTCGTACTCCGATCTCGGCCAAGCTGGTCGCCAATCTGATCACCCGCGCCGGCGCCGACCGTGTCCTGACCATGGACCTGCACGCCGGCCAGATTCAGGGCTTCTTCGACATCCCGACCGACAATCTGGTGGCGACGCCGGTTTTGGCCCAGGACGTCAAGGAAAACTACCAGCGCGGCAATCTGATGATCGTGTCGCCTGACGTCGGCGGCGTGGTGCGCGCCCGCTCGCTGGCCGAGCGCCTGAACGTGGACCTGGCCATCGTCGACAAGCGCCGTCCCAAGGCCGGCGAATCGGAGGTCATGAACATCATCGGCGACGTCTCGGGCCGCGAATGCATCCTGTTCGACGACATCGTCGATTCGGGCGGCACCCTGGTGAACGCGGCCAAGGCCCTGATCGCGGCCGGGGCCACGGACGTGTCCGCCTATATCAGTCACGGCGTTCTGTCGGGCCCTGCGGTGCAGCGCGTTACGGACGGCCCGCTGAAGGAGCTGGTGATCACCGATTCGATCGAGCAGCCGCACGAGGTCCTGAACTGCGTGAAGATCCGCACCGTGCCGGTCGCTCCCCTGATCGGCGAGGCCATCCGTCGGATCGCCAACGAAGAGTCGGTGTCGAAGTTGTTCGACTGA
- a CDS encoding outer membrane protein assembly factor BamD produces MATAVVLTMSACAGQKNRPRLAYEERPVELLYNTGYERLQRHRWSDAVDYFQEVERQHPYSEWSRRAILMQIYAYYQNGNYEESIAAADRFIQLFPGSPSAAYAFYMRATCHFEQIVDVGRDQNQAEQALAGLRDVARRYPGSSYATDATVKIDMVNDQLAGKEMNIGRYYQRANQPLAAIGRYKAVIDNEAFQRTSHTPEALYRLVEVYLTLGLKDEAERNGAVLGYNYPGSPWYAEAYALLTEGGRQPETAPTAQRESWLRRIIPG; encoded by the coding sequence ATGGCGACCGCCGTCGTGCTGACCATGTCGGCCTGTGCGGGCCAGAAAAATCGCCCCCGCCTGGCCTATGAGGAGCGGCCGGTCGAGCTGCTCTACAATACGGGCTACGAGCGGCTTCAGCGTCACCGCTGGTCCGACGCCGTGGACTATTTCCAGGAAGTGGAGCGTCAGCACCCGTATTCGGAATGGTCGCGTCGCGCGATCCTGATGCAGATCTACGCCTACTACCAGAATGGAAATTACGAGGAATCGATCGCTGCGGCGGACCGGTTCATCCAGCTGTTCCCGGGCAGTCCGTCGGCCGCCTACGCCTTCTACATGCGGGCCACCTGCCACTTCGAGCAGATCGTGGATGTGGGTCGGGACCAGAATCAGGCCGAGCAGGCCTTGGCCGGTCTGCGTGACGTGGCCCGCCGCTATCCCGGGTCGTCCTACGCCACCGACGCGACCGTCAAGATCGACATGGTCAACGACCAGCTGGCCGGCAAGGAAATGAACATCGGTCGATACTACCAGCGCGCCAATCAGCCGCTGGCGGCCATCGGCCGCTACAAGGCCGTCATCGACAACGAGGCCTTCCAGCGCACCTCGCACACGCCCGAAGCCCTGTATCGTCTGGTCGAGGTCTATCTGACGCTCGGCCTCAAGGACGAGGCGGAGCGCAACGGCGCCGTGCTCGGCTACAACTACCCGGGCAGCCCCTGGTATGCCGAGGCCTATGCGCTTCTGACCGAGGGCGGCCGCCAGCCCGAGACCGCCCCGACCGCCCAACGCGAAAGCTGGCTGCGCCGGATCATTCCGGGCTAA
- the recN gene encoding DNA repair protein RecN, with translation MLTSLSIRDVVLVDVLDLEVDEGLTVLTGETGAGKSIILDALGLALGGRGEAGLVRSGARQAVATAVFTAPDDADLLALIREKGFDVTPGEDLILRRVLSADGRSRAYVNDQTAGVAALREIGARLVEVHGQHETVGLLDWKTHRGLLDAYGGLAPQLGGVAAASDKLKAAEAKLEGLRAAAADAAARTEEITLNLADLDALDPREDEETELAGERAVLGAAEKAVADLADARTNLGGDKLSQKLSAALRAVEHARQRASQAGVEADHPVLIRLTSAAEAIDRTMVEAAEAIAEVDAAANAFDFEPGRLDKAEERLFALRAAARKLNTTVHALPALRISLREQLRLIEDGAEAMTVAARDVAVARENYDIAASLLSSGREAAADRLAKAVMEELGPLKLDRARFRVALEPVAEGRRGPLGVETARFEIATNAGTPFGPLDAIASGGELARFALAMKAALAGREDQRQPVMIFDEVDQGVGGAVAEAVGQRLKRLSTGAQVLVVTHSPQVAARGHAHWKVRKADAAGVTTTTVDALSDAQRQEEIARMLSGATITEEARAAARSLIG, from the coding sequence ATGCTGACCAGTCTTTCGATCCGCGACGTGGTGCTGGTCGATGTCCTCGATCTGGAGGTCGACGAGGGCCTGACCGTGCTGACCGGGGAGACCGGGGCCGGCAAGTCGATCATCCTTGACGCCTTGGGCCTCGCGCTGGGCGGGCGAGGGGAGGCGGGTCTGGTCCGCTCCGGCGCCAGACAGGCCGTGGCCACCGCCGTCTTCACCGCCCCCGACGACGCGGACCTCCTGGCGCTGATCCGCGAGAAGGGCTTCGACGTCACGCCCGGCGAGGACCTGATCCTGCGCCGGGTCCTGTCCGCCGACGGCCGCAGCCGGGCCTATGTCAACGACCAGACCGCAGGCGTCGCCGCCCTTCGCGAGATCGGCGCCCGCCTCGTCGAGGTGCACGGCCAGCATGAGACCGTGGGCCTGCTGGACTGGAAGACTCATCGCGGCCTGCTCGACGCCTATGGCGGTCTGGCGCCCCAGCTCGGCGGTGTCGCCGCCGCCTCGGACAAGTTGAAAGCGGCTGAGGCGAAGCTGGAAGGCTTGCGCGCCGCCGCCGCCGACGCCGCCGCCCGCACCGAGGAGATCACCCTCAACCTCGCCGACCTCGACGCCCTCGACCCACGCGAAGACGAGGAGACCGAACTGGCCGGCGAGCGCGCCGTCTTGGGCGCTGCGGAAAAGGCCGTCGCCGACCTCGCCGACGCCCGCACGAACCTCGGCGGCGACAAGCTGAGCCAGAAGCTCTCTGCCGCCCTGCGCGCCGTCGAACACGCCCGCCAGCGGGCCAGCCAGGCCGGCGTCGAAGCCGATCACCCTGTCCTGATCCGCCTGACCTCCGCCGCCGAGGCCATCGACCGCACCATGGTCGAGGCCGCCGAGGCCATCGCCGAGGTCGACGCCGCCGCCAACGCCTTCGACTTCGAGCCGGGCCGTCTGGACAAGGCCGAGGAGCGGCTGTTCGCCCTGCGCGCCGCCGCCCGCAAGCTGAACACCACCGTCCACGCCCTGCCGGCGCTGCGCATCTCCCTGCGCGAACAACTCCGGCTGATCGAGGACGGTGCCGAGGCCATGACCGTCGCCGCCCGCGACGTCGCCGTGGCGCGCGAAAACTACGACATCGCCGCCTCCTTGCTCAGCTCGGGCCGCGAAGCCGCCGCCGACCGGCTGGCCAAGGCGGTCATGGAAGAGCTCGGCCCGCTGAAACTGGACCGCGCCCGCTTCCGCGTCGCCCTGGAGCCCGTCGCCGAGGGCCGTCGCGGTCCTCTGGGGGTCGAGACCGCTCGGTTCGAGATCGCCACCAATGCCGGCACGCCCTTCGGGCCACTGGACGCTATCGCCTCGGGCGGCGAACTGGCCCGTTTCGCCCTGGCCATGAAGGCGGCTCTGGCGGGCCGCGAGGACCAGCGCCAGCCCGTCATGATCTTCGACGAGGTCGATCAGGGCGTCGGCGGCGCCGTGGCTGAGGCCGTGGGCCAGCGCCTGAAACGCCTCTCGACCGGCGCCCAGGTCCTTGTCGTCACCCACAGCCCCCAGGTCGCCGCGCGCGGTCACGCCCACTGGAAGGTGCGCAAGGCCGACGCCGCTGGGGTCACCACGACCACCGTGGATGCGCTCTCGGACGCCCAGCGCCAGGAAGAGATCGCCCGTATGCTGTCGGGCGCGACCATCACCGAGGAAGCCCGCGCGGCCGCCCGATCCCTGATCGGCTAG
- a CDS encoding LysR family transcriptional regulator: MAADLGDLNAFVAVARAGGFRQAGRATGLSASALSETVRRLEDRLGVRLLNRTTRSVAPTEAGQRLLDRLTPALGEVQAALDTVKGLGDRPAGTLKLNVPVSAALMVLPRIVPAFLEAYPDIVLELVVDERFVDVLAAGCDAGIRYEERLEQDMIAVPIGPRRQRFAAAAAPAYLDRRGRPEHPRDLLQHDCLRGRGSSGALLPWEFEREGEIVMIDPPGPLIVNLGAGTEVTVQAALAGTGVIFLFEDWLRPHLDSGILEPVLADWWQEFSGPFLYYPGRRHVPAPLRAFVDFIKANRD; the protein is encoded by the coding sequence ATGGCTGCGGATCTGGGCGACCTGAACGCCTTCGTCGCCGTGGCGCGGGCGGGCGGCTTTCGACAGGCGGGCCGGGCCACGGGGCTCAGCGCCTCGGCCCTAAGCGAGACGGTGCGGCGGCTGGAGGATCGGCTCGGCGTGCGTCTGCTGAACCGCACGACCCGCAGCGTGGCGCCGACCGAGGCCGGGCAGAGGCTACTGGACCGGCTGACGCCTGCGCTGGGCGAGGTCCAGGCGGCGCTGGATACCGTGAAGGGACTTGGCGACCGGCCGGCGGGGACGCTGAAGCTGAACGTGCCGGTCTCGGCGGCTCTCATGGTCCTGCCCCGGATCGTGCCCGCCTTCCTGGAGGCCTATCCGGACATCGTTCTGGAGCTGGTGGTGGACGAGCGGTTCGTCGATGTCCTGGCGGCGGGCTGCGATGCGGGCATCCGCTACGAGGAAAGGCTGGAGCAGGACATGATCGCGGTCCCCATAGGTCCGCGCCGCCAGAGGTTCGCCGCCGCCGCCGCGCCCGCCTATCTTGATCGGCGCGGACGACCCGAGCATCCGCGCGACCTGTTGCAGCACGACTGTCTTCGCGGCCGGGGCTCCAGCGGGGCTCTGCTGCCGTGGGAATTCGAACGCGAGGGCGAGATCGTCATGATCGACCCGCCGGGCCCGCTGATCGTCAATCTGGGCGCCGGGACGGAGGTGACCGTCCAGGCCGCGCTCGCCGGAACCGGCGTGATCTTCCTGTTCGAGGACTGGCTGAGGCCGCATCTGGACAGCGGAATCCTTGAGCCGGTCCTGGCGGACTGGTGGCAGGAGTTTTCGGGGCCGTTTCTCTATTATCCCGGCCGACGCCATGTCCCGGCGCCGCTGCGCGCCTTCGTGGACTTCATCAAGGCGAACCGGGACTAG
- a CDS encoding aldo/keto reductase family oxidoreductase, which translates to MTDISKAGTFTLGDRTVRRMGYGAMQLAGPGVFGPPRDRQAAVAVLRAAVDAGVNHIDTSDFYGPHVTNQIIREALHPYGDDLTIVTKIGARRDGTGAWLPAMSPAELTRAVHDNLRNLGLKALDVVNLRIMGAADGHGPAEGSIAEQLGTVVELQAQGLIRHIGLSTVTPTQIAEARGMAEIVCVQNLYNVAHQEDDAMVTDLAEAGIAYVPYFPLGGFTPLQSDALSEVAAELGATPMQVALAWLLQRSPNLLLIPGTSSVGHLRENLAAADLALPPEAVARLDRIGVRRPDFKL; encoded by the coding sequence ATGACCGACATCTCGAAAGCCGGAACCTTCACCCTGGGCGACCGCACCGTCCGCCGCATGGGCTATGGCGCGATGCAACTTGCCGGACCCGGCGTCTTCGGTCCGCCGCGCGACCGTCAAGCCGCCGTTGCCGTCCTGCGCGCCGCCGTCGACGCCGGGGTCAACCACATCGACACCAGCGACTTCTACGGCCCCCACGTCACCAACCAGATCATCCGCGAAGCCCTCCATCCCTATGGCGACGACCTGACGATCGTCACCAAGATCGGCGCCCGCCGCGACGGGACCGGAGCCTGGCTGCCCGCCATGTCCCCCGCCGAACTGACCAGGGCCGTCCACGACAACCTGCGCAATCTCGGCCTGAAAGCCTTGGACGTCGTCAACCTCCGCATCATGGGTGCGGCGGACGGCCACGGCCCGGCCGAAGGCTCCATCGCCGAACAGTTGGGAACGGTGGTCGAGCTCCAGGCGCAAGGCCTGATCCGTCACATAGGCCTGTCGACCGTCACCCCGACCCAGATCGCCGAGGCGCGCGGCATGGCCGAGATCGTCTGCGTCCAGAACCTCTACAATGTCGCCCACCAAGAGGACGACGCCATGGTCACGGATCTGGCCGAGGCCGGCATCGCCTACGTCCCCTACTTCCCGCTGGGCGGCTTCACCCCGCTACAGTCCGACGCCCTGTCAGAGGTCGCGGCCGAACTGGGCGCCACGCCGATGCAGGTCGCCCTGGCCTGGCTGCTCCAGCGGTCGCCCAACCTCCTCCTGATCCCCGGCACCTCGTCGGTCGGGCATCTGCGCGAAAACCTGGCGGCCGCCGACCTCGCCCTGCCGCCCGAGGCCGTCGCCCGTCTGGACCGGATCGGCGTCCGACGGCCGGATTTCAAACTTTGA
- a CDS encoding 2OG-Fe(II) oxygenase family protein, translated as MLSLRLNRGLQPDSYRPVFKSHRRLHIPGILDAASAAALHALVAGPNEWTRSVHLAAGQDVDILVSELEALTPEQRAEFERSLVDSSSESLKYVFDTVRISSELDGGRPVSAPMRSLHDFVNGPAFLDFFRRLTGDDRVAFADVMATRYLPGHFAGAHGDHIPGQHRLYAYVLNLTPDWRADWGGVLMFQDEDGHIAEGYTPKFNALNVFAVPQTHAVSMVTRLARAPRLSVTGWIHARD; from the coding sequence TTGCTTTCCCTCCGATTGAACCGCGGCCTTCAGCCGGACAGCTATCGCCCCGTCTTCAAGAGCCATCGCCGCCTGCATATCCCCGGCATCCTCGACGCCGCCTCCGCCGCCGCCCTTCACGCCCTGGTCGCCGGACCGAACGAATGGACCCGCTCGGTGCATCTGGCGGCGGGCCAGGACGTCGACATTCTGGTCTCCGAACTGGAGGCCCTGACCCCCGAGCAGCGGGCGGAGTTCGAACGGTCCCTGGTCGATTCCAGCTCCGAGAGCCTGAAATACGTCTTCGACACCGTGCGGATCTCGTCGGAGCTGGACGGCGGCCGGCCGGTCTCGGCGCCGATGCGGTCCCTGCACGACTTCGTCAACGGCCCGGCCTTTCTGGACTTCTTCAGGCGGCTGACCGGAGACGACCGCGTGGCCTTCGCCGACGTCATGGCGACCCGCTATCTGCCGGGCCATTTCGCCGGCGCGCATGGCGACCACATCCCGGGGCAGCATCGCCTCTATGCCTATGTGCTGAACCTGACGCCGGACTGGCGCGCCGACTGGGGCGGGGTCCTGATGTTCCAGGACGAGGACGGCCATATCGCCGAGGGCTATACGCCGAAGTTCAACGCACTGAACGTCTTCGCCGTACCCCAGACCCACGCCGTCTCGATGGTCACCCGCCTGGCCCGCGCGCCCCGCCTGTCGGTGACCGGCTGGATCCACGCACGAGACTGA
- a CDS encoding cobalamin biosynthesis protein CbiG, giving the protein MARLFDAYVIADWTAAEGKKLGENSVWIGVAKRDVRFRLYTETHNVATRAEGEALIQSILADHKKRGDKVFLGFDFSLGYPVGTAARLQLTGTPAWTAMWKFVASNIVDKADNTNNRYQVAAKMNRLMTDEAWPLWGAPTKQAQRWLTTTKPPQGSGDIPEYRATESAVRRGKLQPKSNWQMHGAGAVGGQTLVGIPMVRRLLESLGPSGAVWPLGTGWRALDAVDVEPLSVLIAEVWPSMWPITVAEGEFKDQAQVRATAEHFALMDERGELSAAFGPKKGADEALIAQVENEEGWILGV; this is encoded by the coding sequence GTGGCCCGCCTGTTCGACGCCTATGTCATCGCCGACTGGACCGCCGCCGAGGGCAAGAAGCTGGGCGAAAACTCGGTGTGGATCGGCGTGGCCAAGCGCGACGTGCGCTTCCGCCTCTACACCGAGACCCACAATGTCGCGACGCGGGCCGAGGGCGAGGCCCTGATTCAGTCGATCCTGGCCGATCACAAGAAGCGCGGCGACAAGGTCTTCCTCGGCTTCGACTTCTCGCTGGGCTATCCGGTCGGGACGGCCGCGCGCCTGCAACTGACGGGCACGCCGGCCTGGACCGCGATGTGGAAATTCGTCGCGTCCAACATCGTCGACAAGGCCGACAACACCAACAACCGCTATCAGGTCGCGGCCAAGATGAACCGGCTGATGACCGACGAGGCCTGGCCGCTTTGGGGCGCGCCGACCAAGCAGGCGCAGCGCTGGCTGACCACGACCAAGCCGCCGCAGGGCTCGGGCGACATCCCCGAATACCGCGCGACCGAGAGCGCCGTGCGCAGGGGCAAGTTGCAGCCCAAGTCGAACTGGCAGATGCACGGTGCGGGCGCGGTCGGGGGGCAGACCCTGGTCGGCATCCCGATGGTGCGTCGTCTGCTTGAGAGCCTGGGGCCGTCGGGCGCCGTCTGGCCGCTTGGCACCGGCTGGCGGGCGCTGGACGCCGTAGACGTCGAGCCCCTGTCGGTCCTGATCGCCGAAGTCTGGCCGTCGATGTGGCCCATTACCGTGGCCGAAGGCGAGTTCAAGGACCAGGCCCAGGTCCGGGCCACGGCCGAGCATTTCGCCCTGATGGACGAGCGCGGCGAACTGTCCGCCGCCTTCGGTCCGAAGAAGGGAGCCGACGAGGCCCTGATCGCCCAGGTCGAGAACGAAGAAGGCTGGATCCTGGGGGTCTGA
- the xth gene encoding exodeoxyribonuclease III, whose protein sequence is MRIATWNVNSVNARLETVLAWLGAAQPDVVCFQEIKTVDEKFPREPFESLGYNVEVHGQKSYNGVALLSKYPVSDVRRGLPGEDLLTEGAEDQARYIEAVIEGPRPVRVGGLYLPNGNPIGTEKFDYKMRWMARLNAHARSLLALEEAFTLCGDYNVIPLPEDAKNPSAWVNDALFQPESRAAFRALKGLGLYEAGELGKQPPGTYTFWDYQAGAWQRDHGIRIDFHLLSPQAADRFVSVETHRDARDMEKPSDHVPVVIELAD, encoded by the coding sequence ATGCGCATCGCCACCTGGAACGTCAACTCCGTCAACGCCCGCCTGGAGACCGTGCTCGCATGGCTGGGGGCGGCTCAGCCCGACGTCGTCTGTTTCCAGGAGATCAAGACGGTCGACGAGAAGTTCCCGAGGGAGCCGTTCGAGAGCCTCGGCTACAATGTCGAGGTCCATGGGCAGAAGTCGTACAACGGCGTGGCCCTGCTTTCGAAATATCCGGTCTCCGACGTGCGGCGCGGCCTGCCGGGCGAGGACCTGCTGACCGAAGGCGCCGAGGATCAGGCCCGGTATATCGAGGCGGTGATCGAAGGGCCCCGACCGGTCCGCGTCGGCGGCCTCTACCTGCCCAACGGCAATCCGATCGGGACCGAGAAGTTCGACTACAAGATGCGCTGGATGGCGCGGCTGAACGCCCATGCCCGCTCGCTGCTCGCGCTGGAAGAAGCCTTCACCCTGTGCGGCGACTACAACGTCATTCCCCTGCCCGAGGACGCGAAGAACCCATCCGCCTGGGTCAACGACGCCCTGTTCCAGCCCGAAAGCCGCGCCGCCTTCCGGGCGCTGAAAGGGCTGGGCCTGTACGAGGCGGGCGAACTCGGCAAACAGCCTCCGGGGACCTATACCTTCTGGGACTATCAGGCCGGCGCCTGGCAAAGGGACCACGGCATCCGCATCGACTTCCACCTGCTGTCGCCCCAGGCGGCCGACCGGTTCGTCAGCGTCGAGACCCATCGTGACGCGCGCGATATGGAGAAGCCCTCCGACCACGTGCCGGTCGTGATCGAGCTGGCCGACTGA
- a CDS encoding MBL fold metallo-hydrolase, with translation MADGVITLEGEIEPGADTLRGLTYPLGAPPAPGEAIQAAPGVLWLRLPLPMQLNHINVYAIEDGDGWAVIDTGIRTPDCIEAWETALAGPLGGKRITRVICTHMHPDHIGLAGWLCERFDAPLLMTQLEYITGRMLVADTGPAPESGAVFWKASGWTEAQVENYRASYGRFTKGVWPMPMSYQRVREGDVLSIGGEDWTIVVGNGHSPEHACLWRKSDGVFLSGDQILPRISSNISVWPTEPLADPLDDWMRSLDKLGDLLPADLLVLPGHGEPFTGVLPRIEALKRGHAVSLKRLERTLREPRRAVDIFASLFARPVSDGILGMATGEAIAHLNYLAGQGRVRRERDADGVDWWTLNEPEPAA, from the coding sequence TTGGCGGACGGCGTCATCACCTTGGAGGGCGAGATCGAGCCCGGCGCCGACACCCTGCGCGGCCTGACCTATCCGCTCGGCGCGCCTCCGGCCCCCGGTGAGGCCATCCAGGCGGCGCCCGGCGTCCTGTGGCTGCGCCTGCCCCTGCCGATGCAGCTCAATCACATCAACGTCTATGCGATCGAGGACGGCGACGGCTGGGCCGTGATCGACACGGGCATTCGCACGCCCGACTGCATCGAGGCCTGGGAGACGGCGCTGGCGGGTCCGCTCGGCGGGAAGCGGATCACCCGGGTGATCTGCACCCATATGCACCCCGACCACATCGGCTTGGCCGGCTGGCTGTGCGAGCGGTTCGACGCGCCGTTGCTGATGACCCAGCTGGAATACATCACCGGCCGGATGCTGGTCGCCGACACCGGCCCGGCCCCTGAAAGCGGCGCGGTCTTCTGGAAGGCGTCCGGCTGGACCGAAGCCCAGGTGGAAAACTACCGCGCGAGCTACGGCCGCTTCACCAAGGGCGTCTGGCCCATGCCCATGAGCTATCAGCGCGTGCGGGAGGGCGATGTCCTCTCCATCGGCGGCGAGGACTGGACCATTGTCGTCGGCAACGGCCACAGCCCCGAGCACGCCTGCCTGTGGAGGAAATCGGACGGCGTCTTCCTCTCGGGCGACCAGATCCTGCCGCGCATCTCGTCCAACATCTCCGTCTGGCCGACCGAGCCCCTGGCCGATCCGCTCGACGACTGGATGCGGTCGCTCGACAAGCTCGGCGACCTTCTTCCGGCCGACCTGCTGGTCCTGCCCGGCCACGGCGAGCCGTTCACCGGCGTCCTGCCGCGCATCGAAGCCCTGAAGCGCGGTCACGCCGTCTCGCTCAAACGCCTCGAACGGACCCTGCGCGAGCCCAGGCGCGCCGTCGACATCTTCGCGTCCCTGTTCGCCCGCCCCGTGAGCGACGGCATCCTGGGCATGGCCACGGGCGAGGCGATCGCCCACCTCAACTATCTGGCCGGTCAGGGCCGCGTGCGCCGCGAACGCGACGCCGACGGCGTGGACTGGTGGACCCTCAACGAACCGGAGCCCGCCGCATGA
- a CDS encoding enoyl-CoA hydratase produces the protein MSDPIRTDLADGVLTVTFARADKKNAITQAMYALLAEATNRARTDDAVRVLLFKAEGDSFSAGNDIADFISIAQSGGGQVTDAPVFQFLKSLAEMDKPVVAAVRGRAVGIGLTLLLHCDMVVVAEDALLSAPFINLALAPEAASSLLLPMTIGHQRAFEIFALGEPIDGRTALAWGLASRAVPAAEVDAAADGLAAKLAARAPNSLKKTKRLMRDAEQLWTLMQREGQAFGSQMTSPEAMEAFMAFTQKRAPNFAP, from the coding sequence ATGAGCGACCCCATCCGCACCGACCTCGCCGACGGCGTCCTGACGGTCACCTTCGCCCGCGCGGACAAGAAGAACGCCATCACCCAGGCCATGTATGCCCTGCTGGCCGAGGCGACGAACCGCGCCCGCACCGACGACGCCGTCCGCGTCCTGCTGTTCAAGGCCGAGGGCGATAGCTTCTCGGCCGGCAACGATATCGCCGACTTCATCTCCATCGCCCAGTCCGGCGGCGGCCAGGTCACCGACGCCCCGGTCTTCCAGTTCCTCAAATCCCTCGCCGAGATGGACAAGCCGGTGGTCGCCGCCGTGCGCGGCCGCGCCGTCGGCATCGGCCTGACCCTTCTGCTTCATTGTGACATGGTCGTCGTGGCCGAGGACGCCCTGCTGTCGGCGCCCTTCATCAACCTCGCCCTCGCGCCCGAGGCCGCGTCATCCCTGCTGCTGCCCATGACCATCGGCCACCAGCGCGCCTTTGAGATCTTCGCCCTCGGCGAGCCCATCGACGGCAGGACCGCGCTGGCCTGGGGCCTCGCCAGCCGCGCCGTGCCTGCCGCCGAGGTCGATGCCGCCGCCGACGGCCTGGCCGCCAAGCTCGCCGCCCGCGCCCCCAACTCACTGAAGAAGACCAAGCGTCTGATGCGCGACGCCGAACAGCTCTGGACCCTGATGCAGCGAGAGGGCCAGGCCTTCGGCTCCCAGATGACCAGCCCCGAGGCCATGGAAGCCTTCATGGCCTTCACACAAAAGCGGGCCCCGAACTTCGCGCCGTAA
- a CDS encoding N-acetyltransferase, protein MSAEPIPSTFRILPETDADREEVDALVMAAFGPGRFAKTAERIRETARMTAAFVAREDGRMIGSVRLWAITIDGLDALFLGPITVAKDVRSGGLGADLVGACIGEAQNRGVAGILLVGDPPYFQRFGFQPAPDVTLPGPADPRRVLWLPIASSAPSGLTVAA, encoded by the coding sequence ATGAGCGCCGAGCCCATCCCGTCCACCTTCCGGATCCTTCCGGAGACCGACGCCGACCGTGAAGAGGTCGACGCCTTGGTCATGGCCGCCTTCGGCCCGGGCCGGTTTGCCAAGACCGCCGAGCGCATTCGCGAGACCGCCCGCATGACCGCCGCCTTCGTCGCGCGCGAGGATGGCCGGATGATCGGCTCGGTGCGGCTATGGGCGATCACGATTGACGGCCTCGACGCCCTCTTCCTCGGCCCCATCACGGTGGCGAAGGACGTCCGCAGCGGCGGCCTCGGCGCCGATCTGGTCGGTGCCTGCATCGGAGAGGCCCAGAACCGGGGCGTCGCGGGCATCCTCCTCGTCGGTGACCCGCCCTATTTCCAGCGTTTCGGATTCCAGCCCGCCCCGGACGTGACCCTGCCGGGTCCGGCCGACCCGCGCCGTGTCCTGTGGCTGCCGATCGCCAGCTCGGCGCCGTCGGGGCTGACTGTGGCGGCCTGA
- a CDS encoding DUF1285 domain-containing protein, whose amino-acid sequence MTEESSKGLAGITAAAKQAPGRGLPPVHLWRPAHCGDIDIVIRRDGVWMHENSPIGRAELVRLFSTVLRKDPDGYHLVTPVEKMRIEVEDLPFRAVTMTRDGDDLVFTTDVGDETRAGPDHPIIVETDPATGEPAPRVHVRADLEARIARTVFYDLVEMAEVRDGQLAVQSGGVWFPLGPPGAGVE is encoded by the coding sequence ATGACCGAGGAATCGAGCAAAGGCCTCGCCGGCATCACCGCCGCCGCCAAACAGGCGCCCGGTCGCGGTCTGCCGCCCGTTCACCTGTGGCGCCCGGCCCATTGCGGCGACATCGACATCGTCATCCGGCGTGACGGCGTCTGGATGCACGAGAACTCGCCCATCGGACGGGCCGAGCTGGTGCGGCTTTTCTCCACCGTTCTGCGCAAGGACCCCGACGGCTATCACCTCGTCACGCCGGTCGAGAAGATGCGCATCGAAGTCGAGGACTTGCCGTTCCGCGCCGTGACGATGACCCGCGACGGCGACGACCTCGTCTTCACCACCGACGTCGGCGACGAGACCCGCGCCGGGCCCGATCACCCTATCATCGTCGAGACTGACCCCGCGACCGGCGAACCCGCCCCCCGCGTCCACGTCCGCGCCGACCTGGAGGCACGCATCGCCCGCACGGTCTTCTACGATCTGGTCGAGATGGCCGAGGTCCGCGACGGACAACTCGCCGTCCAGTCTGGCGGCGTCTGGTTCCCGCTCGGCCCGCCGGGAGCCGGCGTCGAATGA